One stretch of Streptomyces peucetius DNA includes these proteins:
- a CDS encoding cupin domain-containing protein, with amino-acid sequence MAESPRAGVLASRADLTAAPEDRGGALWRLDPVVRQLDANLVRLLPGTRGAAHVEPDLDVLICVLDGSGELTVGGERQPLEPGCVAWLPHGIERAVSAGPGGLAHVTAHRRRPGMTIGSASPVRETAQGGEPACMLGRVCPDCDHPAADAGARYCSRCGARLPE; translated from the coding sequence ATGGCAGAGTCCCCGAGGGCCGGAGTGCTGGCGAGCAGGGCGGATCTGACCGCGGCTCCGGAGGACCGTGGCGGTGCCCTCTGGCGACTGGATCCGGTGGTCCGGCAGCTGGACGCCAACCTCGTCCGGCTCCTGCCCGGCACCCGGGGTGCCGCGCACGTCGAACCGGACCTCGACGTCCTGATCTGCGTGCTCGACGGCAGCGGCGAACTGACGGTCGGGGGAGAGCGTCAGCCTCTGGAGCCGGGCTGCGTGGCCTGGCTGCCGCACGGCATCGAACGCGCCGTGTCCGCCGGACCGGGCGGCCTCGCCCACGTCACGGCACACCGCCGCCGCCCCGGCATGACCATCGGCAGCGCGTCCCCCGTCCGGGAGACCGCCCAGGGCGGTGAACCCGCCTGCATGCTCGGCCGCGTCTGCCCGGACTGCGACCACCCGGCGGCGGACGCCGGGGCGCGGTACTGCAGCCGGTGCGGCGCCCGGCTGCCCGAATGA
- a CDS encoding S1 family peptidase: MSHRRIPRRKAVLAGAGAVGIAAAAVLLPHANASQSGSGSEPTAEARTLSAAAAQDLVSQLGPELGDAYAGAYYDAQKQQVIVNVSGDSNSAVVQVNEAGAVARPVENSMRELKSAADTLAREATVPGTAWAVDPRTNRLTVTADRTVDGDNWSRLASAVTSLGAGMARVQKTAGEFRPFLEGGDAIFGGGSRCSLGFNVTTGDGQPGFLTAGHCGVADDQWSEEPNGAPIGTVRAATFPGEGDFALVTYDDPATEAPGTVDLGNGQTLDIVGADNAAVGQEVFRMGSTTGLNSGRVTGLNATVNYPEGTVTGLIQTDVCAEPGDSGGALFTRDGSAIGLTSGGSGDCTSGGETFFQPVTTALASVGAQIGAGDGGGRNEDQGQGQDQGGFDGS, encoded by the coding sequence TTGAGTCACAGGCGAATACCCAGGCGAAAGGCCGTGCTTGCAGGAGCGGGGGCGGTGGGCATCGCCGCGGCAGCCGTGCTGCTGCCCCACGCCAACGCATCGCAGTCCGGCTCCGGTTCCGAGCCGACGGCCGAAGCGAGAACGCTGAGCGCCGCTGCGGCCCAGGACCTGGTCTCGCAGCTCGGCCCCGAACTCGGTGACGCGTATGCGGGTGCGTACTACGACGCACAGAAGCAGCAGGTCATCGTCAACGTCAGCGGCGACAGCAACAGTGCGGTGGTTCAGGTCAACGAGGCCGGCGCCGTCGCGCGGCCCGTCGAGAACAGCATGCGCGAGCTGAAGTCCGCGGCGGACACGCTGGCCCGTGAAGCCACCGTCCCGGGCACGGCCTGGGCCGTCGACCCGAGGACCAACCGGCTGACGGTCACCGCGGACCGCACGGTCGACGGCGACAACTGGAGTCGGCTGGCGTCCGCCGTCACGTCGCTGGGCGCCGGCATGGCACGAGTTCAGAAGACGGCGGGCGAGTTCCGGCCCTTCCTGGAGGGCGGCGACGCCATCTTCGGCGGCGGCTCGCGCTGTTCCCTCGGCTTCAACGTCACCACCGGCGACGGGCAGCCCGGCTTCCTCACCGCCGGACACTGCGGCGTCGCCGACGACCAGTGGTCCGAGGAGCCGAACGGCGCCCCGATCGGTACGGTCCGGGCGGCGACCTTCCCCGGCGAGGGCGACTTCGCGCTCGTCACGTACGACGACCCCGCCACCGAGGCACCCGGCACGGTCGACCTCGGCAACGGCCAGACCCTGGACATCGTGGGCGCCGACAACGCGGCGGTCGGCCAGGAGGTGTTCCGCATGGGCAGCACCACCGGTCTGAACAGCGGCCGGGTCACCGGTCTGAACGCCACCGTGAACTATCCGGAAGGCACCGTCACGGGCCTGATCCAGACCGATGTGTGCGCGGAGCCGGGCGACAGCGGCGGTGCCCTGTTCACCCGTGACGGCAGCGCGATCGGTCTGACCTCGGGCGGCAGCGGCGACTGCACGTCGGGCGGCGAGACGTTCTTCCAGCCGGTGACCACGGCACTGGCGTCGGTCGGTGCGCAGATCGGCGCGGGCGACGGCGGCGGCCGGAACGAAGACCAGGGCCAGGGCCAGGACCAGGGCGGCTTCGACGGCAGCTGA
- a CDS encoding ABC transporter permease, whose protein sequence is MRATLRWAHADFRAHRGEALFVVLASAGVIASLLLAGALFSYAANPWQRIFNQSQGAHIWLQTRAGADTAALAGLDGVAGLSGPFRTAATTVESQGARAAVALRAAETRPPEVARPLLTAGSWLAPPDGGGAAGTVVLESSVARALWAEPGDTVRVTGQDGTPRTLRVTGVAEAAEPTYRPGGGPGTGWVLPDTLDAVAPGDTGRSVGLRLDDAGDTDFMVQRAVTLLGADRVDQVTKWQQARAEAGGDDRLLGQLFAVFGLGALLAAALAASGAIGARVRGQLRDIAVLKAVGFTPGQVVRGFLVQHLAFALLGVALGTAAIALLGARIPGRIGDAAALWQDLPGYAALMIGVPCGAVLLIAAATGLAAWRAGRVPPVPVARAAQPSAAPMTPLGRRALGMRVPPALVLGWRSAFPRRGRTAVAVGRLALPLVLITVALVAWSTLDQFRSRPAEMGLPAALTVRAQQPGGPTEEELRRTLAGVPEVAAVHPGAEMAALVPGQTGTITLRGLGTAADPYPSAVAEGRAARGADEAVAGQGLLDLLGVRVGDWVRMTVEGRPQILHIVGRSVEPESGGRIVSTTLDALRDRDPRLRPDFHALVLAEGSDPRAVRTALDEAAGGTLEIRETPNPADRLEPARGVIAALIAVLALIGLTELLTLIGTGVRDRGRDLLALKAIGLTPRQIGSVIVIGAGLTALVAAVAGTALGALSGMWLVDVQGSSSGMGAGIAHLPPWPVLVGVVAGAVVGAVAAASLPATRTARRRLADSLSETL, encoded by the coding sequence GTGCGGGCCACTCTGCGCTGGGCGCACGCCGACTTCCGCGCACACCGGGGCGAGGCCCTCTTCGTCGTCCTCGCCAGCGCCGGGGTCATCGCCTCGCTGCTGCTCGCGGGCGCGTTGTTCAGCTACGCCGCCAACCCGTGGCAGCGGATCTTCAACCAGTCCCAGGGCGCGCACATCTGGCTCCAGACCCGGGCCGGCGCCGACACGGCGGCCCTGGCCGGGCTCGACGGCGTCGCCGGGCTCTCCGGCCCCTTCCGGACCGCCGCCACCACCGTCGAATCGCAGGGCGCGCGGGCGGCGGTGGCGCTGCGCGCCGCGGAGACCCGGCCGCCGGAGGTGGCACGGCCGCTCCTGACCGCCGGGAGCTGGCTCGCGCCGCCCGACGGCGGCGGCGCGGCGGGCACCGTCGTACTGGAGAGCTCGGTCGCCCGGGCGCTGTGGGCCGAGCCCGGCGACACGGTACGGGTCACCGGACAGGACGGCACGCCGCGCACCCTGCGTGTGACCGGCGTCGCCGAGGCGGCGGAGCCCACCTACCGGCCGGGCGGCGGGCCGGGCACCGGCTGGGTGCTGCCGGACACGCTCGACGCCGTCGCGCCCGGCGACACCGGGCGGAGCGTGGGGCTGCGGCTGGACGACGCCGGCGACACCGACTTCATGGTCCAGCGGGCGGTGACCCTGCTCGGCGCCGACCGGGTCGACCAGGTCACCAAGTGGCAGCAGGCGCGTGCCGAGGCCGGCGGCGACGACCGACTGCTCGGCCAGCTGTTCGCCGTCTTCGGGCTCGGTGCGCTGCTGGCGGCCGCGCTCGCCGCGTCCGGGGCGATCGGCGCCCGGGTACGCGGCCAGCTGCGGGACATCGCCGTGCTCAAGGCCGTGGGTTTCACCCCGGGACAGGTCGTACGGGGCTTCCTCGTGCAGCATCTGGCGTTCGCCCTGCTCGGCGTCGCTCTCGGGACGGCGGCGATCGCCCTCCTCGGGGCGCGGATACCGGGCCGGATCGGCGACGCGGCCGCCCTCTGGCAGGACCTGCCCGGATACGCGGCGCTCATGATCGGCGTGCCGTGCGGCGCGGTCCTGCTGATCGCGGCCGCGACCGGGCTCGCCGCCTGGCGCGCCGGGCGGGTCCCGCCCGTTCCCGTCGCCCGCGCCGCACAGCCGTCGGCCGCGCCGATGACCCCGCTCGGGCGGCGGGCGCTCGGTATGCGCGTACCGCCGGCGCTGGTACTCGGCTGGCGCTCGGCCTTCCCGCGCCGGGGCCGCACGGCCGTCGCCGTCGGGCGCCTCGCGCTGCCGCTGGTCCTGATCACGGTCGCGCTGGTGGCCTGGTCCACGCTGGACCAGTTCCGCAGCAGGCCCGCCGAGATGGGGCTGCCCGCGGCACTGACCGTACGGGCGCAGCAGCCCGGCGGGCCCACGGAGGAGGAGCTGCGGCGGACCCTGGCCGGGGTCCCGGAGGTGGCCGCCGTCCATCCCGGCGCCGAGATGGCCGCCCTCGTCCCCGGACAGACCGGCACCATCACACTGCGCGGGCTGGGCACCGCGGCGGACCCGTATCCGTCGGCGGTGGCGGAGGGCCGGGCCGCCCGCGGCGCCGACGAGGCGGTCGCCGGCCAGGGGCTGCTCGATCTGCTGGGCGTACGGGTCGGGGACTGGGTGCGGATGACGGTCGAGGGGCGGCCGCAGATCCTGCACATCGTGGGCCGCAGCGTCGAACCCGAGTCCGGCGGACGGATCGTCTCCACGACCCTCGACGCCCTGAGGGACCGTGACCCGCGGCTGCGGCCCGACTTCCACGCCCTGGTCCTGGCCGAGGGCTCGGACCCGCGGGCGGTACGGACCGCGCTCGACGAGGCGGCGGGCGGCACGCTGGAGATCCGTGAGACACCCAACCCCGCGGACCGGCTGGAACCGGCGCGCGGAGTGATCGCGGCCCTGATCGCCGTACTGGCCCTGATCGGGCTGACCGAGCTGCTGACGCTGATCGGCACCGGGGTGCGCGACCGGGGCCGGGACCTGCTCGCGCTGAAGGCGATCGGGCTGACGCCCCGCCAGATCGGCTCGGTCATCGTGATCGGCGCCGGGCTGACGGCGCTGGTGGCTGCCGTGGCGGGGACGGCGCTCGGCGCGCTCTCCGGGATGTGGCTGGTGGACGTCCAGGGCAGCTCGAGCGGAATGGGAGCGGGGATCGCCCATCTGCCGCCGTGGCCCGTGCTGGTGGGCGTCGTGGCCGGCGCCGTGGTGGGGGCGGTGGCTGCGGCCTCGCTGCCGGCGACGCGGACGGCGCGGCGGCGGCTGGCGGATTCGCTGAGCGAGACGCTCTGA
- a CDS encoding ABC transporter ATP-binding protein produces the protein MSDTAAPSGTPGGAPIVRAEGLTKTHHGEGAPVHAVRGVDLTVRPGEFVAVTGPSGAGKSTLLHLVGGLQRPDSGKLWIDGRRVDEYREARWAVLRRRSIGVVFQFFNLVSNLTVADNVELPALLAGASPRTARDSRAELLAELGLEGREKSMPGELSGGEQQRVALARALVNHPALLLADEPAGSLDSKGTREVLRLLSRFHQRGQTILMVTHDARMASAADRVISFFDGRIADDAELGAGRRGPGGGVSGVLELKE, from the coding sequence ATGAGCGACACCGCAGCGCCTTCGGGCACACCCGGCGGCGCGCCGATCGTACGTGCCGAGGGCCTGACCAAGACCCACCACGGCGAAGGCGCACCGGTGCACGCCGTGCGCGGTGTGGACCTGACCGTGCGGCCCGGCGAATTCGTGGCGGTCACCGGGCCCTCCGGCGCGGGCAAGTCGACGCTGCTGCATCTCGTCGGCGGTCTCCAGCGGCCCGACAGCGGGAAGCTGTGGATCGACGGCCGGCGGGTCGACGAGTACCGCGAGGCCCGCTGGGCCGTGCTGCGGCGGCGCAGCATCGGTGTCGTCTTCCAGTTCTTCAACCTGGTCTCCAACCTCACCGTCGCGGACAACGTCGAACTGCCCGCGCTGCTCGCCGGCGCCTCCCCCAGGACCGCCCGCGACTCCCGCGCCGAACTCCTCGCCGAGCTCGGCCTCGAAGGCCGCGAGAAGTCCATGCCCGGCGAACTCTCCGGAGGCGAGCAGCAGCGGGTCGCGCTCGCCCGGGCCCTGGTCAACCACCCCGCCCTGCTGCTCGCCGACGAACCGGCCGGCAGCCTCGACAGCAAGGGGACCCGGGAGGTGCTCCGGCTGCTCTCCCGTTTCCACCAGCGCGGCCAGACGATCCTGATGGTCACCCACGACGCCCGGATGGCCAGCGCCGCCGACCGTGTCATCAGCTTCTTCGACGGCCGGATCGCGGACGACGCCGAGCTCGGCGCCGGTCGCCGCGGCCCGGGCGGCGGAGTGTCCGGCGTGCTCGAACTGAAGGAGTGA
- a CDS encoding PadR family transcriptional regulator, with protein MRLPLLALLTRGPAHGYELKQDLEQLLGAAYPQPNVGQIYVTLGRLEKSGLIDGEDVEQSGRPNKRTYRLTDAGREAVQAWFEETTDEPRVRDEFFMKLALAPQSGLADPVVLINKQRRQYLNTMRDLSRLAAAEDRDNRISQLLIEGAMLHLQADLDWLERCQEELE; from the coding sequence GTGCGGCTGCCGCTCCTGGCACTCCTGACCCGTGGTCCCGCGCACGGCTACGAGCTGAAGCAGGACCTTGAACAGCTCCTCGGCGCCGCGTACCCTCAGCCGAACGTCGGCCAGATCTACGTCACCCTCGGCCGGCTGGAGAAGAGCGGTCTGATCGACGGCGAGGACGTCGAGCAGTCGGGCCGGCCCAACAAGCGCACGTACCGGCTCACCGACGCCGGCCGCGAGGCGGTGCAGGCCTGGTTCGAGGAGACCACGGACGAGCCCCGGGTGCGGGACGAGTTCTTCATGAAGCTCGCGCTCGCACCGCAGTCAGGACTCGCCGACCCGGTCGTCCTGATCAACAAACAGCGGCGGCAGTACCTCAACACCATGCGGGACTTGTCCAGACTGGCCGCCGCGGAGGACCGTGACAACAGGATCTCCCAGCTGCTGATCGAGGGCGCCATGCTGCATCTGCAGGCCGACCTCGACTGGCTGGAGCGCTGCCAGGAGGAGCTGGAATGA
- a CDS encoding ABC transporter substrate-binding protein: MRWMRAAGRGLLVAAVLLVGYAGSGVGARPADPQGRGPMTLVTAGDLTDYLSPLLDDWNSAHPDERVTLVELPDSADETRAQMISELRSGSDRFDVLNIDVAWTSEFAAAGWISPLHRDRFPLKSFLRPVVDTATFDGRLYAVPYVTNAGLLYYRKDVLEQEGEKPPRTWAELARQARTIAPRHGLDGYAGQFLPYEGLTVNVAEAVHSAGGSILRDDGERVTVDSAAAREALTFLADGVREGWIPREALHYKEEESRQAFQDGRLLFLRNWPYVYSDASAGDSKVAGKFGVVPLPGPDGPGTSVLGGSNLAVSSHSRHPASAADLIAYLTSERVQRQVLTEGALPPVRASLYEDPELVRAHPYLPTLRQSVLSAVPRPKSPHYDQVSLAVQAVAQDVMALRQTPDEAVARLARELAAISRSG, encoded by the coding sequence ATGCGGTGGATGCGTGCCGCGGGTAGAGGACTCCTGGTCGCGGCGGTACTGCTGGTCGGCTACGCCGGTTCCGGCGTCGGTGCCCGGCCCGCCGACCCCCAGGGGCGCGGGCCCATGACGCTGGTGACGGCGGGCGATCTGACCGACTATCTCTCGCCGCTGCTCGACGACTGGAACAGCGCCCACCCCGACGAGCGGGTGACCCTGGTCGAACTGCCGGACTCGGCGGACGAGACCCGGGCGCAGATGATCAGCGAGCTGCGCTCCGGCAGCGACCGCTTCGACGTGCTGAACATCGACGTGGCGTGGACGTCCGAGTTCGCCGCGGCGGGCTGGATCTCCCCGCTGCACCGCGACCGCTTCCCGCTGAAGAGCTTCCTGCGGCCGGTTGTCGACACCGCCACCTTCGACGGGCGGCTCTACGCGGTCCCGTACGTCACCAACGCCGGCCTGCTCTACTACCGCAAGGACGTCCTCGAGCAGGAGGGTGAGAAGCCGCCGCGGACCTGGGCCGAGCTGGCCCGCCAGGCCCGTACGATCGCTCCCCGCCACGGCCTCGACGGGTACGCCGGTCAGTTCCTGCCCTACGAAGGGCTGACCGTCAACGTCGCGGAGGCCGTGCACTCGGCGGGCGGGTCGATCCTGCGGGACGACGGCGAGCGGGTCACCGTGGACTCCGCCGCCGCCAGGGAGGCGCTGACGTTCCTGGCGGACGGCGTGCGGGAGGGCTGGATCCCCCGGGAGGCGCTCCACTACAAGGAGGAGGAGTCCCGGCAGGCGTTCCAGGACGGCAGGCTGCTCTTCCTCCGTAACTGGCCGTACGTCTACTCCGACGCGAGCGCCGGGGACTCGAAGGTTGCCGGGAAGTTCGGCGTGGTGCCGCTGCCCGGTCCGGACGGGCCGGGCACCAGCGTGCTGGGCGGCTCCAACCTCGCTGTCAGCAGCCACTCCCGCCATCCGGCCTCCGCCGCCGACCTGATCGCCTACCTCACCAGTGAGCGCGTCCAGCGGCAGGTGCTCACCGAGGGCGCCCTGCCGCCGGTCCGTGCCTCGCTGTACGAGGACCCGGAGCTGGTGCGGGCCCATCCGTATCTGCCGACGCTGCGCCAGAGCGTGCTGTCGGCGGTGCCGCGTCCCAAGAGCCCGCACTACGACCAGGTGAGCCTGGCGGTGCAGGCGGTGGCGCAGGACGTCATGGCGCTGCGGCAGACACCCGACGAGGCGGTGGCGCGGCTCGCGCGCGAGCTCGCGGCGATCTCCCGCAGCGGCTGA
- a CDS encoding glycoside hydrolase family 13 protein, translating into MLSTLPAAIGDPSRSATAPDPWWRDAVIYQVYVRSFLDSTGDGIGDLAGVRAGLPYLRKLGVDGIWLSPFYPSPQHDHGYDVADYTGVDPVYGDLAEFDRLVADARRLGLRLLLDIVPNHCSSEHPWFREALAAGPGGAARSRFHFAPGRGPGGDEPPNNWRAMFGGPAWSRVTEPDGTPGEWYLHLFTPQQPDLNWRDPAVGDDFEQVLRFWLDRGVDGFRIDVAAGLFKHPELPDSDDPDADERARDSVNPLAWNQPEVHDVWRRWRSVCDEYADRDGRDRLLVGEVSVPTAREHAEYVRPDELHQAFFFDLLSAPWDADAFRSTIETAIRDIAGTGSTVTWVLNNHDQVRTVTRYAGEPGVEGSGLGAARARAAALLMLALPGAAYVYQGEELGLPEVLDLPDEVLTDPIFHRTGSRKRIRDGCRVPLPWSGHASPFGFSQGAAGARPWLPQPEWFAEHATDRALADTRSFWHLYRDGLQLRHSLPQLGEGTLRWLESPPQVLAMARGDGLICAVNFGTEPVPAPVTGTPLLASGPCPDGVLPGATAAWWTGDHPAS; encoded by the coding sequence ATGCTCAGCACGCTTCCGGCCGCCATCGGCGACCCCTCCCGCTCCGCCACCGCCCCCGACCCCTGGTGGCGCGACGCGGTGATCTACCAGGTCTACGTCCGCAGCTTCCTCGACAGCACCGGGGACGGCATCGGCGACCTGGCAGGCGTACGGGCCGGGCTTCCCTACCTCAGGAAGCTCGGCGTCGACGGCATCTGGCTCAGCCCCTTCTATCCCTCCCCGCAGCACGACCACGGCTACGACGTCGCCGACTACACCGGCGTCGACCCCGTCTACGGCGACCTCGCGGAATTCGACCGGCTGGTGGCCGACGCCCGCCGCCTCGGCCTGAGGCTGCTGCTCGACATCGTCCCCAACCACTGCTCCAGCGAGCACCCGTGGTTCCGCGAGGCCCTCGCCGCCGGCCCCGGCGGCGCCGCACGCTCCCGCTTCCACTTCGCACCCGGCCGCGGCCCCGGTGGCGACGAGCCGCCCAACAACTGGCGCGCCATGTTCGGCGGCCCCGCCTGGAGCCGCGTCACCGAGCCCGACGGCACCCCCGGAGAGTGGTACCTCCACCTCTTCACCCCTCAGCAGCCGGACCTCAACTGGCGCGACCCGGCCGTGGGCGACGACTTCGAGCAGGTGCTGCGCTTCTGGCTGGACCGCGGCGTCGACGGCTTCCGCATCGACGTCGCCGCCGGGCTCTTCAAGCACCCCGAGCTGCCCGACTCCGACGACCCGGACGCCGACGAGCGGGCCCGCGACTCGGTCAACCCCCTGGCCTGGAACCAGCCCGAGGTCCACGACGTGTGGCGCCGCTGGCGCTCGGTGTGCGACGAGTACGCCGACCGGGACGGCAGGGACCGCCTCCTCGTCGGCGAGGTCTCCGTACCGACCGCACGGGAGCACGCCGAGTACGTCCGCCCCGACGAACTGCACCAGGCCTTCTTCTTCGACCTGCTCTCCGCACCCTGGGACGCGGACGCCTTCCGCTCGACGATCGAGACGGCGATACGCGACATCGCCGGCACCGGCTCGACCGTCACCTGGGTGCTCAACAACCACGACCAGGTCCGCACCGTCACCCGGTACGCGGGCGAGCCCGGCGTGGAGGGCAGCGGCCTCGGCGCCGCCCGCGCCCGCGCAGCGGCCCTCCTCATGCTCGCCCTGCCCGGCGCCGCCTACGTCTACCAGGGAGAGGAGCTGGGCCTCCCCGAGGTCCTCGACCTGCCGGACGAGGTGCTCACCGACCCGATCTTCCACCGCACCGGCAGCCGCAAGCGCATCCGCGACGGCTGCCGCGTCCCGCTGCCCTGGTCCGGCCACGCTTCCCCGTTCGGCTTCAGCCAGGGCGCGGCCGGGGCCCGGCCGTGGCTTCCGCAGCCCGAGTGGTTCGCGGAACACGCCACCGACCGGGCCCTGGCCGACACCCGCTCCTTCTGGCACCTCTACCGGGACGGTCTGCAACTGCGCCACAGCCTGCCGCAACTGGGCGAAGGCACCCTGCGCTGGCTGGAATCGCCTCCGCAGGTGCTGGCCATGGCCCGCGGCGACGGACTGATCTGCGCCGTCAACTTCGGAACCGAGCCGGTACCCGCCCCCGTGACCGGAACCCCTCTGCTCGCCAGCGGCCCCTGCCCCGACGGTGTGCTCCCCGGAGCGACCGCCGCCTGGTGGACCGGCGACCACCCCGCCTCGTAA
- a CDS encoding ABC transporter substrate-binding protein encodes MRRTARRTTLRTTAAATAVLGLTLGATACGGTTGPASGGELSGKTVTVAGVWTGSEQKNFKKVLDAFSEKTGAKTVFVPSGDNVSTFVGSKIEGGNAPDVVMVPQVGVLQQFAKEGWLKPLSDKTAKTATAGLAPVWKNYGTVDDTYYGLYFKAAHKSTVWYSPEAFTQAGVSAPKTYDDLLKAGRTLADSGRPAFAVAGEDGWTLTDWFENIYLSQAGPEKYDRLAKHELKWTDESVVTALTTLGELFKDDQLVAGGAKTALQTDFPSSVEKVFGPEPQAGMVYEGDFVGGIAKDEFGRKLGEDADFFPFPAVDGGEAPVVSGGDAAVVLKDGKNSEAGMKLLEFLATPEAAEIWAGAGGFLSPNKDVSLDAYGDDTTRSTAKSLVEAGDSVRFDMSDQAPAAFGGTKGAGEWKLLQDFLRDPSDPKATAAKLEAAAAKAYGN; translated from the coding sequence ATGCGACGAACCGCGAGAAGGACCACCCTGCGCACAACGGCCGCGGCGACCGCCGTACTCGGCCTCACCCTCGGCGCCACCGCTTGCGGCGGCACGACCGGCCCCGCGAGCGGCGGCGAACTCAGCGGCAAGACCGTCACCGTCGCCGGCGTCTGGACCGGCAGCGAGCAGAAGAACTTCAAGAAGGTGCTCGACGCCTTCAGCGAGAAGACCGGCGCCAAGACCGTCTTCGTCCCCTCCGGCGACAACGTCTCCACCTTCGTCGGCAGCAAGATCGAGGGCGGCAACGCCCCCGACGTCGTGATGGTGCCCCAGGTCGGCGTCCTCCAGCAGTTCGCGAAGGAGGGCTGGCTGAAGCCGCTGTCCGACAAGACCGCCAAGACGGCCACCGCCGGGCTCGCCCCCGTGTGGAAGAACTACGGCACCGTCGACGACACGTACTACGGCCTCTACTTCAAGGCCGCCCACAAGTCCACCGTCTGGTACAGCCCCGAGGCGTTCACCCAGGCCGGCGTCAGCGCGCCGAAGACCTACGACGACCTCCTCAAGGCCGGCCGTACGCTCGCCGACTCCGGCCGTCCGGCATTCGCGGTGGCCGGCGAGGACGGCTGGACCCTCACCGACTGGTTCGAGAACATCTACCTCTCCCAGGCCGGCCCCGAGAAGTACGACCGGCTCGCCAAGCACGAACTCAAGTGGACCGACGAGAGCGTCGTCACGGCACTGACCACACTGGGTGAACTGTTCAAGGACGACCAGCTCGTCGCGGGCGGCGCGAAGACCGCGCTGCAGACCGACTTCCCGTCCTCCGTCGAAAAGGTCTTCGGCCCCGAGCCCCAGGCCGGCATGGTCTACGAAGGGGACTTCGTCGGCGGCATAGCCAAGGACGAGTTCGGCCGCAAGCTCGGCGAGGACGCCGACTTCTTCCCGTTCCCCGCCGTCGACGGCGGCGAGGCCCCCGTGGTCAGCGGCGGAGACGCGGCCGTGGTCCTCAAGGACGGCAAGAACAGCGAGGCCGGCATGAAGCTCCTCGAGTTCCTCGCCACCCCTGAGGCGGCCGAGATCTGGGCCGGCGCCGGCGGTTTCCTGTCGCCCAACAAGGACGTCAGCCTCGACGCGTACGGCGACGACACCACCCGCTCCACCGCCAAGTCCCTCGTCGAGGCGGGCGACTCCGTCCGCTTCGACATGTCCGACCAGGCGCCGGCGGCGTTCGGCGGCACCAAGGGCGCGGGCGAGTGGAAGCTCCTCCAGGACTTCCTGCGCGACCCGTCCGACCCGAAGGCGACCGCCGCGAAGCTCGAGGCCGCGGCCGCCAAGGCGTACGGGAACTGA